A stretch of Hemiscyllium ocellatum isolate sHemOce1 chromosome 38, sHemOce1.pat.X.cur, whole genome shotgun sequence DNA encodes these proteins:
- the LOC132833967 gene encoding urokinase plasminogen activator surface receptor-like codes for MKIQLAAVLLTVLVTQGFSLTCHDCNSLRGNCALNTTIECNRTIHSTCRSISVNTVIGASESNYLISGCGGCFGIVTFNSGLISHYVHTTCCSSNLCNDDVKPDIENSTLNGLECYSCYAVTEIGCNATTDKVKCRGQQDRCIHTSGHSTGVDPRTFVMKGCASDFLCRNPGALGLFRYEASAGFYCCKDGLCNLESRNFTRSTTPGPSTTSTASPSQLSSPLIMAVLLVFLRLVL; via the exons ATGAAGATCCAACTGGCAGCAGTGCTCCTCACTGTCTTGGTCACACAAG GTTTTTCACTAACATGCCACGACTGTAACAGTCTGAGAGGCAACTGTGCGTTAAACACGACCATAGAGTGTAACAGGACAATCCATTCCACTTGCCGGTCAATTAGTGTCAACACTGTCATCG GAGCCTCAGAGAGCAATTACCTGATAAGTGGCTGTGGGGGTTGTTTTGGTATCGTCACCTTCAACAGTGGACTGATCTCCCACTATGTGCACACGACCTGCTGCAGTTCCAACCTCTGCAATGACGATGTCAAACCAG acaTAGAGAACAGCACGCTGAATGGGTTGGAATGTTACTCATGTTACGCTGTTACGGAGATCGGGTGTAATGCCACAACGGACAAAGTGAAATGCAGAGGACAACAGGATCGCTGCATCCACACGTCAGGTCACAGCACAGGAG TGGATCCCAGGACGTTCGTGATGAAAGGCTGTGCTTCCGACTTCCTCTGTCGAAATCCCGGGGCTCTCGGACTATTCCGATATGAGGCGTCAGCGGGTTTCTACTGCTGCAAGGATGGCCTGTGCAACTTGGAGTCGCGGAACTTCACCCGGAGCACCACTCCGGGCCCCAGCACCACGTCCACCGCAAGCCCAAGCCAACTGAGCAGCCCCCTCATCATGGCTGTTCTCCTGGTCTTCCTCAGACTGGTGCTCTGA